In Zingiber officinale cultivar Zhangliang chromosome 8B, Zo_v1.1, whole genome shotgun sequence, a single genomic region encodes these proteins:
- the LOC122016255 gene encoding transcription factor MYC2-like: protein MNLWNQDNAAVMDAFLSISSPTAVTHYNLLHTLSADPPAIPSSSSSPSSHSTVTTSTVRSPQLTPDTLQKRLHSLIDGASGNWTYAIFWKPSPAAAVAGGVLLSWGDGYYRGFEEDKNKYGGERGVESTENQEHRKRVLRELNALISGGAGGDDTTDEEVGDTEWFFLMSMTQTFAPGCGMPGQTLLTGSPVWLTAAGGMESAALCERARQARMFGIRTMTCVPLACGAVVELGSTQEIYQSVEFLNKIRALFHGCPKTTTWQPSVELGVLQDPCDLYISEPSAMKPPSSVDFSISPTSGDNSFCIGKHISNEIKKSASRSDDVFLTAPFVPVMKLEGFFDGDSSEHSDLEASARDVTSRTAVLEPEKQRPKKRGRKPANGREEPLDHVEAERQRREKLNRRFYALRSVVPNVSKMDKASLLADAVTYINELRSKVQELDADKRRLQADLASFKIQKETLVAAPSSRSDGVQRTDELSELELEVKILGWEAMIRMQSDRRRHPAARLMAALRELELEVNCANVSVVKELMIQQVTVKMTSRIYTQEQLTAELFASIAVAGEIPRLFT, encoded by the coding sequence ATGAACCTTTGGAACCAGGACAACGCCGCCGTGATGGACGCCTTCCTCTCCATCTCCTCCCCCACCGCCGTCACGCATTACAACTTGCTGCACACGCTTTCTGCGGATCCGCCTGCCatcccctcctcctcttcctcccccTCCTCTCACTCCACTGTCACTACTTCTACGGTGAGGTCCCCTCAGCTCACCCCGGATACGCTTCAGAAGCGCCTCCACTCTCTCATCGACGGCGCCAGCGGGAATTGGACGTACGCCATCTTCTGGAAGCCCTCCCCTGCCGCTGCCGTCGCCGGAGGCGTTCTCCTCAGTTGGGGAGACGGGTATTACCGAGGATTCGAGGAGGACAAGAACAAGTACGGAGGTGAAAGGGGCGTCGAGTCCACAGAGAACCAAGAACACCGCAAGCGGGTGCTGCGAGAGCTCAACGCTCTCATCTCCGGCGGCGCCGGCGGCGATGACACCACAGACGAAGAGGTCGGCGACACGGAATGGTTTTTCCTTATGTCGATGACGCAGACGTTCGCTCCAGGCTGTGGGATGCCCGGACAGACCCTCCTCACCGGATCTCCGGTGTGGCTGACTGCGGCAGGGGGCATGGAGTCGGCGGCGCTCTGCGAGCGGGCAAGGCAGGCGCGTATGTTCGGGATCCGCACCATGACATGCGTTCCCCTGGCCTGCGGCGCCGTCGTCGAACTCGGCTCCACGCAGGAGATCTACCAGAGCGTTGAGTTCTTGAACAAGATCAGAGCCCTCTTCCATGGCTGCCCTAAGACTACAACGTGGCAGCCATCTGTGGAGCTTGGTGTGCTCCAGGATCCTTGCGATCTCTACATCTCCGAGCCATCCGCCATGAAGCCTCCTTCGTCGGTTGACTTCTCGATTTCCCCAACCTCCGGTGATAACTCCTTCTGCATCGGCAAACACATCTCCAACGAGATCAAGAAGTCTGCGTCAAGAAGCGACGACGTATTCCTCACAGCGCCCTTTGTTCCGGTGATGAAGTTGGAAGGATTCTTCGACGGAGACAGCTCGGAGCACTCCGATTTGGAGGCCTCGGCTCGGGATGTGACCAGCAGAACTGCAGTGCTGGAGCCGGAGAAGCAGAGGCCGAAAAAGCGGGGGAGGAAGCCGGCGAACGGCCGCGAAGAGCCGCTGGACCACGTGGAGGCAGAGCGGCAGCGGCGGGAGAAGCTGAACCGGAGGTTCTACGCGCTGCGCTCCGTGGTGCCCAACGTGTCCAAGATGGACAAGGCGTCACTACTCGCCGACGCCGTTACCTACATCAACGAGCTCCGCTCAAAGGTGCAGGAGCTCGACGCCGACAAACGGAGGTTGCAGGCCGATCTGGCTTCCTTCAAGATACAGAAGGAAACGCTCGTCGCCGCCCCCTCATCCAGAAGCGACGGGGTACAGCGCACGGATGAGTTGTCCGAGTTGGAGCTGGAGGTGAAAATTTTGGGTTGGGAAGCAATGATCCGGATGCAGAGCGACCGGCGGCGCCACCCGGCGGCGAGACTGATGGCGGCGCTGCGCGAGCTTGAACTGGAGGTGAACTGCGCCAACGTGTCGGTGGTGAAGGAGCTGATGATCCAACAGGTCACCGTCAAGATGACAAGCCGGATCTACACACAAGAGCAACTCACGGCGGAGCTGTTCGCCAGCATCGCCGTCGCCGGAGAAATCCCAAGATTATTTACTTAG